The DNA sequence CGCCGGCGGGCGTCACCGCGAGGGTGTCGAGGTTGACGTGACAGCTGGCGGGGTCGGGACAGCCGAGGGTGACGTCGTTCGTGCCGGCTTTGAGCGCGATCGGGACGGACGCGGTGCCCCAGGTGTCCCAGTTGTCCGTGGCGGGCAGGGAAAGCACCTGCGTGGCGCCGCCGGCCGAGGCCGTCGCCGTGCGCGTCTGGTGCAGGCCGTCGCCGCCGACGCCGTTGGCGTAGCGGACCTGGAGGGAGTACGTGCCGTCGGCGGGCACGGCGACCACCCGTTGGGTCAGGCTCGAGCCCTGGTTCAGCTCGGCGAGGAAGCCCTGGCCGGCGTACCCGGCGTGGTCGGTCGCGAGCTTCGCCGAACCCGCGGTGCGCGCGGTCTCCGCCTCGCAGTCGACCCCGAAACGGCAGTCCGGCATCGCCTTCGCCGAGGACGGCGGGTAACTCGCGTCCGGAGCCAGGAGCGCGACGCTGTCGACGTTGACGTTGCCCGAATCCGCGGCCGTGCGCGTCAGGGTGACCGTGTGCCGGCCCGCGGCCAGCTGCAGCGGGACGGACGCCACGCTCCACGTGTCCCAGTCCGCGGTCACCGGCAGGGAAACGGTCCGGCCCGTACCGCCGTCGACCGACAGGGACAGGGTCCGCGTGACGTGCTGGCCGTCCCCGGCGACGGCGTTGGCGTACCGGGCGTCGAAGCGGTACGCGCCGGCCGTGGCGACGTCCACCTCGGCGGACAGCGAGTTGCCGGTGCCTTCGAACCCGGCCACAAAACCGCCGCCGGTGTACCCGGTGTGGTCCGAGGCGACGGCCAGCCCGCTGTACGGGAGGTCTTCGGCCTCGCACAGGGCGCCGACGGCGCACGTGAGGCGCTGCCACGGCGTCGAGGTCACCGGCGCCGGCCCGGCGTTCTCCTGCACGACGAGGTTTTGCGCGGTGAACGGGCCCGAACCCAGCTGGTACCGCAGGGTGACCGCGCTCGTCCGGATCGTCAGCCAGCCGCCCGAGGTGGTGGAGCTGAACGACGTCGGCGCGAACGCGTCGCGGCCGATCGCGGTGAAGGTGGGTCGGTCGAGGAACTTGCCGTCGGCGGCGTACTCGGTCCGGATCAGGGTCGGTGAGAGCACCTGGAACCGCGCGTCGCCCGCGGACACCGTCCGCGGCCGGGAGGTGCCGGCCGCGGGACCCGATCCCGCCACCGTCAACGCCGCCACCGTGCTCAGGACCGCGACGACCGCGCAAGACCTACGCCAACCGTTCGATGCCAACGGGCTGCTCCGTTCCCGGGACCGCTTACAACGTTGTAAATCAGGTGGTGGTGATCAGAGCACAGGCGTTCGACGGCTGTCCAGAGCCGACCGGGGATGTGTCCGGCGATCTGGCCGGACGCCTTGCTCCGAACGGCTCAAGGCCGCCAGAGGTCGACGGCGATCTCCTGCAGCCGCTCGCTGAACGTCCCGTCCGGGCTCGCTTCGCGCAGCAGTTCTCGCAGCTCGGCCTCGAACGCGTCGCGCCGGTCACCGAACAGGTGCGGCGCCGAGCTGGACAGCGAGAAGACCGCGGCGACGACGTCGTCGGCGGTCCTGGTGACGACCCGGCCCGGGACCTCGAACCGCCGCGGGCCGCGGAAGCCGGCCGCCCGGTAGATCTCCGTCTCACCTGAGGCCGTGCCGTCGGGCAGCACGCCCTGGCCCGCACGCCGGACCGGGCCGAGGTACCGCCGCACCAGGTCCGCGATCGCGTCGTGCGGCGGCGCCAGGTCGCCGGGATCGACGCCCTGGTGCGTCGCGGCGTGGACGTGGGCGCAGGCACCCCCGGCGGCCAGCATGCCGCGCACGGCCGCCGCGACCTTCGGGCGGTCCAGCCAGTGGAACGACTGGGCGAAGGTGACCAGCCGGAATTCGCCCAGGCCCGCCGGCAGCTCCTCCGCGCGCCGGTGCAGCCACCGGCAGTTGCCGATTCCCGCGTCCGCCGCGAGCCGGGCCGCCTCGGCGAGCATGTCCGGGTCGGCGTCGAGGCCGACGGACTCCTCGAACCTGCCGGTCAGGAGCAAGGTCAGCGAGCCGGGCCCGCAGCCGACGTCGAGCAGGCGGCCCGAGCCGTCCAGCCCCAGTTCGGTCGTGAACGCCTCCGCGAGGGCGTCCGGATAAGCGGCGCGGCCGCGCGCGTAATACGCGGCGCTGCCGGAATACAGCGACGGATCCCAGGTCCAGCTACCGGCGGTCACGATGTGCAGCATAGAGCGACCGATCCCACCCGGATAGCGCGTTTCCCCGCCCGAGGTTTGGGTATCAAGATCCCGTCCTTGATCAGCTCCCCGCGACGCCGGCCCGCCGGCGCGGAAGGCCTGCCGAACCCGTGTCCCCTCAGCTACCGATCCCCGTCCCGGGCGCCCGCCCCCTCGCGGCGCGCCGGACGGAGTACCGACCCGGCCTGTCGATCCTGACGTTCGCCGGCGAGATCGACGCCTTGACCGTCCCGATCCTCGAGCGCGAGCTGCGGGACACCCCGCCGGGCACGACGCTGGTGGATCTCAGCCAGATCGCGTTCGTCGGCCTCGCCGGCGCCCGCGCGCTGGCGGCGGCCGCCGAACAGGCCGGCGCCGAAGGGCGGCATTTCGGGCTGGTGGCGAGCGGCCGGACGCTCGCGCGGCTGTTCCGCATCACGGGCCTGGCCGCGGGTGTCCCGATGTTCGCGTCGTTGTCCGACGCGTTGCGGGAACTGCTCGCCGCCGGACTCCGGGACGCCGCCGGATAACCGCGCGCATTCCGCGCCGGAATAACCGATTGACGCCCCGGCGGGGCCGGGTCATAGTTCTGGAACACGAACTCGAGGAGTGGTCATGGCGAGCATGCGGGAACGCGGCACGCGGCAGCACGCCGCGACGCATCGGTCCTGGCTGCTCGCTTGCCTATGGCAGGCCCGCCTTCTGGGCGGTCCGGGCTCCCCGCCCTGACGTGCACTCGTCGGGACACGGGAGCCGCCCATCGGGAAACCGATCCGGGCGGCTTCTCTTTTTCGTGCACCGGAAAACAATTCCTTATCGGCGAGCTGAGGCAGCGGAACGGCCTCCAAAACCGTATCCAGGGGGTTCGATACCTCCCGCCGGTGCGCAGGTGATCCGCGGTCGTGGTGAACTCGGCGGACACGTCGGTCCTCCGAACCGAAGCAGAGGGTTCGATGCCCTCCGACCGCTCCGCCGGCCCCCTAGTGGGTGCCGGACCAAGCCCGATGCGGCTGACGGCAGGCCGCCGCGTTTTCACCGCGGAGGACAGGGTTCGACTCCCTGATCGGGTACGCAAGCACGCCCCTGTAGCCCAACGGAAGAGGCAACGCGCTCAGAACGCGTCCAGTCCAGGTTCGAATCCTGGTGGGGGTACTGGTGTTACGGGCGTAACATCCGCAGGATGGGTGTCGAACCCGGTGACCGGGGCTGGTTGCTGATCAGCGTGTCGACCGCCGGCGCGCCCGACTCGCTGCGCGTGCAGGTCTGGCGCAAGCTCCGGTCCCTCGGCGCGCTCTACCTGCAGCAGTCGGTGTGCCTGCTGCCCGCCCGCCCCGAGGTGGTGCGGGAGATCCGTGGCCTGGCCGACCGGGTTCGCCACCAGGGCGGCACCGCGCGGGTGCTGTCGATGACCTTCACCGATCCGGCCGAGGAAGAGGCCGTGATCGCGGAGTTCGACGCCGCCCGCGACGTCGAGTACGGCGAAGTCCTCGAGCGGCTCCCCGCGCTGCGCCGGGAACTCGCCGACGAACGGGCCCGTGGCAACCTCACCTACGCCGAAGTCGAGGAGTCCGAGGCCGACCTGCAGCGGTTCCGGAGCTGGCTGGACAAGATCGCCGCCCGCGACCACTTCGCCGCACCGGGTGGCCAGGACGCCCGCAACGCAGTCGACGAGGCCGCTGCCGCACTCGCCGACTTCGAAGAAGCCGCCCTCCAGTCCGAAGCCCCCGCCCAGCCGGCACCCCGGCTCCGCGCCGCCGACCGACCGTGACCGGCTCGGTCTGGGGGGACCTGCTGATCGGCGTCGCCCTCGCGCTCGTGCTGGCCTGGCTCGCGCTGATCGTCGCGCTCGTCCTCGTCCGGCCGCGGGGCGGGCTCCTGCGCGAGGCCCTGCGGCTGCTGCCCGACGTGCTGCGGCTCATCCGGCGCCTGGCCGCGGACCCCACGCTGCCCCGCGGCGTCCGGATCCGGCTCGGCCTCCTGCTGGTCTACCTCGCCATGCCCGTCGACCTGATCCCCGACTTCATCCCGGTGCTCGGCCACGCCGACGACGCCATCATCGTCGTGGCCGTCCTGCGCGGCGTCGTCCGCCGGGCGGGGCTCGACGCGGTGCGCGCCCACTGGCCCGGCACCGACGACGGTTTCGCCGCCGCGGCCCGCCTGGCCGGAATCCGGACCTCGGCGGGCTGAGCGGCCAGCGCGGCCCGCTCGTGAGGGGACGGTCGCCGTTCGTCCGTGATCCGGCACCGGTCGTGCGTGATCGGTTGCCAGGTCCGGCGCGGGGCGATGAAGGTTGCGGGAGAAAGCCGAGCTCGGGAGGGACATGTTCGTTCACTGTCTCGGAGTCGCGGCCGGCGGCGGCTATCCGCAGTGGAACTGCGCGTGCGCCGGCTGCCGGAAGGCTCGTGCCAAGCCCGAGGTCGCGACGACCCACGCCGGGATCGCGGTCTCCGGAACCGGTGAGCGGTGGTTCCTGCTGAACGCGACCCCGGACGTCCACCACCAGATCGCGGCGGATCCCGCGCTGCACCCGGGTCCGGAAGTCCGGGAAACGCCGGTGGCCGGGGTGCTCCTGACGGACGCGGAGTTCGATCACACGATCGGCCTGCTGGTGCTGCGGGAGGGGTCGGCGCTGACCGTGTACGGGACGGCCCCCGTGCTCGAAGCCCTGACGTCGTCCTTCCCGGTCCGGGACCTGCTGAGCGACTACGCGGACCTCTCCTGGTCCCGCCTCGAAACCGGCCTGCCCTTGGACCTGGACGACCGGTTGCGCGTGACCGCCTTCCCGACCGGGTCCAAAGCGCCTCGTTATGTCGGGCGTCCCTGCGAGTCGGCCGAGTGGGAGGTGGGCTTCCGCCTGGAAGACCGGGTGACGGGCGGAACCGTGGTGTACGCGCCGACGCTGCCCCGGTGGGACGCGGCGTTCGCCGAGCAGGTGGCGACGGCCGACTGCGTCTTCCTGGACGGTACATTTTGGACGGACGACGAAATGTCCGGCCAGGGCGCGGGAAACCGGACCGGGCGCTCGATGGGGCACCTGCCCGTCGGCGGGGCCGACGGCTCCGCTCGCGCGCTGGCCGCGCTGCCCGCGACCCGGAAGATCTACACGCACATCAACAACACCAACCCGATTCTCGACGACGAGTCCCCGGAGCGGCGCCGGCTGACGGACCTGGGCATCGAGGTCGGCCGAGCCGGCTTGGAGGTGGAAGTGTGAACGCCTGGTCCTCGGAAGGGACGGAGGAGTTCGAAGCGCGGCTGCGGTCGATCGGGGAGAAGCGGTACCACCACCTGCACCCGTTCAACGAACGCATGCACGCGGGCTCGCTGACCGAGGAGGAATTCCGGGGGTGGGTGCGGAATCGTTTCTACTACCAGGTGAACCTGCCGGTGAAGGACGCGTTCATCCTGACCAAGCTCCCCGGCCGGGAAGACCGGCGCCGGTGGATCCGGCGCATCATCGACCACGACGGGCGCACCGGGGACGAGGGCGGCCTCGAGAAGTGGGTACGCCTGGGCGAAGCCGTCGGGTTGACCCGCGAGCAGCTGTTCGACAACGACACGGTGCTGCCCGGCGTGCGCTTCGCCGTGGACGCCTACGTGGACTTCTGCCGCCGGCGGCCGTGGCTGGAATCCGTGGCGTCCGCGCTGACCGAGCTGTTCGCGCCGGATCTGCTCAGCCGCCGGATCACCGACGTCGAGCACCACTACCCGTGGATCGCGCCGGAAGGCCTGGACTACTTCCGGGCCCGGCTCACCCAGCAGCCGAAGGACATCGCGCACCTGCTCGACCTGGTGCTCGGCCACGCGAAAACCCGGGAGCAGCAGGACGCCTGCGCCCGGGCGCTGGAGTTCAAGTGCGACGTCCTCTGGAGCCTGCTCGACGCCGTGCAGCTCGCCTACGGCAAGAGTTCGTGATGGACGTCGACGATCTGACGGCCACGCCACGGCTGGCCACCAAGGCGATGCTCAAGCACGACAGCGTCCGGGACGTGGAGCTGCTCCTGCTGCCCGAGAGGGTGGTGCTCCTGAACAAGTCCGGGGCGGCGATCCTGGGACTCTGCGACGGCAGCCGGACGGTGCGGCAGCTGGTCGAGAGGCTCGAGCACGACTTCGAGGCGACCGACCTCGCAGGCGACGTCATGGCGTTCCTCCAGGACGCCAGCGGACGCGGCTGGGTGGTGGTCACATGACCGGGCCGCCGCCGCCCTACGGCCTGCTGGCCGAGGTCACCCACCGGTGCCCGCTGCACTGCGTCTACTGCTCGAACCCCTTGGCACTGCTCGACAGGCAGGACGAGCTCACCACCGGGCACTGGCTGCGGGTGCTCGGCGAAG is a window from the Amycolatopsis sp. NBC_00355 genome containing:
- a CDS encoding Chromate resistance protein ChrB; protein product: MGVEPGDRGWLLISVSTAGAPDSLRVQVWRKLRSLGALYLQQSVCLLPARPEVVREIRGLADRVRHQGGTARVLSMTFTDPAEEEAVIAEFDAARDVEYGEVLERLPALRRELADERARGNLTYAEVEESEADLQRFRSWLDKIAARDHFAAPGGQDARNAVDEAAAALADFEEAALQSEAPAQPAPRLRAADRP
- a CDS encoding YkvA family protein, coding for MTGSVWGDLLIGVALALVLAWLALIVALVLVRPRGGLLREALRLLPDVLRLIRRLAADPTLPRGVRIRLGLLLVYLAMPVDLIPDFIPVLGHADDAIIVVAVLRGVVRRAGLDAVRAHWPGTDDGFAAAARLAGIRTSAG
- the pqqD gene encoding pyrroloquinoline quinone biosynthesis peptide chaperone PqqD, which codes for MDVDDLTATPRLATKAMLKHDSVRDVELLLLPERVVLLNKSGAAILGLCDGSRTVRQLVERLEHDFEATDLAGDVMAFLQDASGRGWVVVT
- a CDS encoding class I SAM-dependent methyltransferase, with amino-acid sequence MTAGSWTWDPSLYSGSAAYYARGRAAYPDALAEAFTTELGLDGSGRLLDVGCGPGSLTLLLTGRFEESVGLDADPDMLAEAARLAADAGIGNCRWLHRRAEELPAGLGEFRLVTFAQSFHWLDRPKVAAAVRGMLAAGGACAHVHAATHQGVDPGDLAPPHDAIADLVRRYLGPVRRAGQGVLPDGTASGETEIYRAAGFRGPRRFEVPGRVVTRTADDVVAAVFSLSSSAPHLFGDRRDAFEAELRELLREASPDGTFSERLQEIAVDLWRP
- the pqqB gene encoding pyrroloquinoline quinone biosynthesis protein PqqB, giving the protein MREKAELGRDMFVHCLGVAAGGGYPQWNCACAGCRKARAKPEVATTHAGIAVSGTGERWFLLNATPDVHHQIAADPALHPGPEVRETPVAGVLLTDAEFDHTIGLLVLREGSALTVYGTAPVLEALTSSFPVRDLLSDYADLSWSRLETGLPLDLDDRLRVTAFPTGSKAPRYVGRPCESAEWEVGFRLEDRVTGGTVVYAPTLPRWDAAFAEQVATADCVFLDGTFWTDDEMSGQGAGNRTGRSMGHLPVGGADGSARALAALPATRKIYTHINNTNPILDDESPERRRLTDLGIEVGRAGLEVEV
- a CDS encoding STAS domain-containing protein; translation: MSPQLPIPVPGARPLAARRTEYRPGLSILTFAGEIDALTVPILERELRDTPPGTTLVDLSQIAFVGLAGARALAAAAEQAGAEGRHFGLVASGRTLARLFRITGLAAGVPMFASLSDALRELLAAGLRDAAG
- the pqqC gene encoding pyrroloquinoline-quinone synthase PqqC, which encodes MNAWSSEGTEEFEARLRSIGEKRYHHLHPFNERMHAGSLTEEEFRGWVRNRFYYQVNLPVKDAFILTKLPGREDRRRWIRRIIDHDGRTGDEGGLEKWVRLGEAVGLTREQLFDNDTVLPGVRFAVDAYVDFCRRRPWLESVASALTELFAPDLLSRRITDVEHHYPWIAPEGLDYFRARLTQQPKDIAHLLDLVLGHAKTREQQDACARALEFKCDVLWSLLDAVQLAYGKSS